The following nucleotide sequence is from Archocentrus centrarchus isolate MPI-CPG fArcCen1 chromosome 18, fArcCen1, whole genome shotgun sequence.
cagagcagaaacagcaATCAGACgtgaagacatctttaaaacaTCACCTGAAAGAGACAAAGCagtcagaacagtgctgacaaagggagtggcagGAATCGGGAAAACATTcctaacacagaagttcactctggactgggctgaaaataaaaccaaccaggacatccagttcatgtttccattcactttcagagagctgagtCTGCTGAAGGATAAAAAGTTCAGTTTGGTGGGACTTGTTCATCatttctttactgaaaccaaagaagcaggaatctgcagctttgaaaagttcaaggttgtgttcatctttgatggtctggatgagtgtcgacttcctctggacttccacaacactgagatcctgactGATGTCACAGAGTCCACATCAGTGGATGTTTTGCTGataaacctcatcagggggaatcTGCTTCCTTCTGCTCAcatctggataaccacacgacctgcagcagccaatcggATCCCTGCTGAGTGTGTAGACATggttacagaggtcagagggttcactgacctaCAAAaagaggagtacttcaggaagaaatTCAGAGATGAAAATCAGGCCAACATCATAAtgtcccacatcaagacatctcatagcctccacatcatgtgctacatcccagtcttctgctggatcactgctacagttctggagaaTTTGTTAAAAACAAGTGAGaaaggagagctgcccaagactctgactgagatgtacatccacttcctggttgTTCAGATCAAAGTGAAGAACATCAAGTATGACAGAGGGGGaaagacagatccacactggaccCCAGAGAACAAGAAGATGATTGAGGCTCTGGGGAAACTGGcttttcagcagctgcagaagggcaacctgatcttctatgaatcagagctgacagagtgtggcatcaatATCAGAGaggcctcagtgtactcaggagtgttcacacagatctttaaagaagAGAGAGGGCTCTACCAGGagaaggtgttctgcttcatccatctgagtgttcaggagtttctggctgctcttcatgtccatctgacatTCACCAACTCTGGTGTCAACCTGCTGGAAGAAGAACAAACAGCATCAGTGCCGACTGAAGAGCCTTCAGTGAGACActtctaccagagtgctgtggaCAAGGCCTTagagagtccaaatggacacctggacttgttcctccggttcctcctgggtctttcactgcagaccaatcagactctcctacgaggtctgctgacacagacaggaagcagcTCAGAGATgaatcaggaaacagtccagttacaaagaaataaaataaaaaattaggtCAGTAAGAatcaataaaattgaaaatcatTTGATTAATGAGCTGTTACATAAACTTTaatgaaaatacacacagacatgcacacacagaaccTGAGGCTGGCACATCAAAgagaattttatttctttttattttttcaatgttATTTGATTACAGTATTTGCCATTGAACACAGTCTATAACTTTTATCATGCCAAAgcaattcactttttatttgtgcaaaactaattctgtttcTTCCATATGAATAATTTACTTAATCAATCTATCTCAATTTGAGTGATCAGGTAATCAGAGGATCACATAGATAGGGAGTTATATCACATGAGTCGCACAAGGAAGAAACAATAACAAGATGACAATGATACACTCACAAAAGGTAGAGGGAGGCACACAGATGGAAGCACTGAAATTATAATCAAATCAACCCACAACCCacaaaaatcagaatcagaatactttattgatcccaaagggaaattactattgTAATTGTAAGGCAAACAAAACTCAACCAGTAGAAgaacaaaaagtcaaaacagAAACCCAAAAACAATATTACAAAAAGTGAAAACCGCAAAAATAACGATGAGAAAAAGATCTGCAaccagaaaactaaaaaaacaaaacaaaaactgaatcaCATTAGTTTATGCCAGAGGTTCAACAGTGCTCTTAAGCAATTGTGAAACTACAAAGAGAATTAAAGAAGTTATTAGAGAGAAACTGCTGATTTCTCACAGCTTTGATCAGCTGTGATGGAGGCCTCAGGAACCAGCTGAGACACAAATCTGGCAACAAGGTGGTAAACAAAGCGtaacatgctaaaaaaaaaggaaaagactaAACAAAGAGATGTTTAAATAAACATACTTGGAGCTTTATGACCCACGATAAACTTGTTAGACAGTAACATGTCAGAGCTACTTGTATTTATAGCTTGCATAttatcagaggtggcaaaagtactgacattctgtacttaagtagaagtacaagtacttgtgttaaaaactactctggtaaaagttgaagtacaagtactggttcaacttctgtgctcaaataaaagtataaaagtacaggctgtgaaatgtactcaaagtaagaaagtaaaagtagctctttgaagGACGTTTCTTCTAACTAtgtttctgtaaagctaactgaacctcattatatattattgcaataatataaaataatattaaatgagaacacaaatgttattccaaccTAAAtgttaattctaatgaatgcactcagcttgaatctgttatgtatgacacaaactgttaaagggaatttaaacacagctctattctctgtgtcctccataggagagggtgactgtgcctccacctaaacacaaacatgaggatactcaggggttacagtgggattcagaaggtggaggaacccgaagatcagctgtagtggctctgcatggggagaagaatcacagctttctattgtgagctgcagtaaatgatgttggtgtgcaggctgtgatcagctgacctgctgctgctgctctcttcttcctctttcttacatctttgtccgtctgagtgaagttatcgctcattcttttctGTCCCTGGAAACACAGccgctgttcttttagctagcagacacaatgtgtgacaaactgcaatGTGACACTTATGTgctttacgttttctgtcactcattttcctctctgttctgcgtatagcctctatgtaaagcaaAACTTCCTCTAGCTCTTTCCGGTCTTGCGATCCTCTCCCTCTACTGTGGTGTGTCTGCACCCTCCCTTCCACCCTGTTGCTGTGGATTCCAAAAAAAACCTGCTCACAATCAGGAGCCGGCTActgcactgaccggaaatgcaaacttttctacAGTAACGaggttgttttgaaaatgtaagcagTAGAAAATACAGATATTcgtataaaaaaaatgtagggaataaaagtaaaaagtggtcagaaaaataaatactcaagtaaagtacagataccttaaaaatctacttaaatgataaatggactagttcttatataacacttttctactctatctgagcactcaaagtgcttatacaacacgtttgcattcacccagtCATActagcacttccatgtgtatctaagtgctttctgtctaacattcacaatccaacgcttgcgtcggagagcaacttgggggtcagtatcttgcccaaagatactttggcatgcagcccggtgcagccaggaatcaaaccgccaaccttctgattagtaggtgacctgctctatctcctgagccacagccactccaacttaagtacagtaacaaagtatttgtactttgttacttcccacctctgtatattatattttatattctgcaaccatatttttttctgatctTATTCTTGTGATTGTCACGGTCCTGgtccggtggcccagtgtttttagCTCTTTATGTGAAGTTctattttgttgtattgttcGGGTTGTGTTTCTTGGTTTTACTTACTGTTTaggttctcagtttgttgtagttttgtatgccagttttgagtttagttattgcttttcattctgtcttccctgtgtctctgtgttcttgtcttcccTGTGTCTTGATGCCTATTAGTGTCTTAATCCCTTGTGTTGGGGTGTCTCTTGACTGTTATTCCTCGTGTCTGCCTGTGTGTCATGGTTGGtgacctgttttattttgacagtctcatgttccctgtgctgtgtgtttcattttgcttcccctgtgttattagtttcatttgtttctcctgttgtttccacttcccCTGACTAcccagtgtgtgtatttaaggcctcaggttttctctgttctttattGTGGTGTTGTCTGTGTTACTCCCCTTAGCTGTGTGTTCCGCAGTTAGTAATTGATTTTTCTGTTCTCCCAGGCTTGGTGTTTTGCCTTTTTAATATAACCTTGGTTGAGATTCTGGTTttggtattttgtgtttttgttcctttgTGCCTTCAACAAATAAATGTTGTTTTGAGTTTAATTTGGCtcatgtcctgcatttgggtcttaCCCTTCCCACCACTCTGCCATACATGACAGTGTTGTTTTGGTCTTTATTTGTTGTGTCCAAAATGATTtgatttcaaagtaaaatagtATTTAACCTCATTGTGTGTTATTCTTGCAACACACAAATTTACCTTTTCTGTGCAGAAACAGCAGGGGCAAGATGAGGTTGCTGGGAATATTAAACCAGATACCACATGACATTAACACACATCCATTATTTCCCTCAGAAATAAACACCACAGTCCAATTCAGATCCCAAACAAACCTTAGTGCCAACATTCCCAGTATGGTCACAATGGTGTAAAATGCCCTGAGCTTTGATTGGTCAACCCTCTCCCTGTTCCCACCCTGTTCTCCTGGGCCTGGATGAATCAGGATGCAGAGAACAGAAAGGCTGCAGAAGGTTGAGATGATTAACGATGATATCAAGAGGAAGAAATTCACGATGACAACGGCCATATCTTTGATAATTATACAACCATTCAAGGCAAAGCAAAGCAGCCAGACGCAGCCTATAGTGATATTCCTGATTCTGacccctctttcttttcttagaCTCAGATAAGTGACGGGATAAACGACAGCCAGGTAGCGCTCCACACAGGTGAGCAGGTGAAGGAAAATCTGTCCAAACCAGGTGAAAGTGAAAAGAAAGGACGCCAAGTGTAGGATGTTTAAATTATTCATGGAGATCGCACAATAACTGAAGATACACGCAAAAACATTCAGCAGGTCCACGATGACCATGTTGTAGGTGAAGCTGTCAGAGTGACTCAGTGTTACTTCTGTGGAGGTGGAGCGCTTTTTCCACCACTCTTGGAGACCATGTTGGAGGATGAGGATGCAGAGAGGTAGCACGAGGAAGATGGTGGTGAGGTCATATGCACGATAGATGAAGGAGCTCGGTGTGGAGATGAGACACTCTAGGTATAAAGGGAGGGAGGTGTTTGTGGAGGAAAAGTGGAGATCAAAAAAGGGGCCAGTGGGAAATGATGAGTTTGCCGACATATCTGGaaattaaaggggaaaaaaagcatgtcAGTCCACtagaacagaaaaataaataaaaaaatgtttttttgtcgatacattgtttatatttatagttattttttctattttatcttAAAAAGTTACTTCATTTAAATTTAACTCATCGATTTGCTTCTGAACTTCCTCTGCAAGTCTCCTCACTGCAACACTGTGCCAATGATATTGTTccaattttccatttttcatcCCCACTCCCCTTCTTGTCtcaataaattcaattcaaatacAATTTCTTTGTAATGGATAAGACAATAAAACTGTGTGAAAGAGACAAACTGGCACAAcacttcacacacagatcagtcAGGACTGCTGTACACTTCTGCAGACCTTCTCTGCATCAGTGTCCTGCATTTATGTATTCATTCATTAACACACAAGGGCATAAAATTCACTATGTGCTGGACTGGGGTCATTTCACCTGCTGCAGTTTACTTTCTCCAGTCCATCAGGATAAAATTTggaagaaatttaaataaaccacagtcattaacagcatcatcttTCACTGTCTCACCTTCTACTCTGATCTTAGTTTTGCACTGAATATTTCCTTAGTAACAGAAaacatgaagctttttttctccaaagtATTTTCAAATAACCctctttttttatcattttcctttaaaacatGCTGCTGGAGGTTCTGTGGTTTATAGGATTTTTACCATTGAACACATGAAACTTTTGCATTCCCTCTATTGGTGctctttattattaaataattaaaattcagTTGTGCAGaccccacacagacacatggacatgtgatgaaagcagcagtgataatctgattactgattacccCTTtcaaaagtaacttagttactttactgataacttaattttagaagtaactaagagtactttattatttacattcaaaagctgctggtgttgtgccaaaaagtgatcgtctgtatTTAAAGGGCTGTAAATGAGTTGTtgatctataatctgtgaaacatgccAAAGaaatctctcatgaatgatatcaggtcattttgagtgagaaacagcatttctgtcacaaggtagaagctgcactcagtttttggaaAAGTGAGTttaaaagatttgtttttttaatcaaggtaaaacctgtcattgacattaaaaataactttttaaacagaaatctggctcagacgGCTGCAGATatcacaacaaatatacagGTTattgttatttgaatgtaattaatcAAGATCAGAAAATGCTAGCAGTAGAGACAGTCAAGCTGAGGATGTAacataattttctgtttttggtttttaaatacatttttctctgcctcaaaaattaagccaatggtgtccagctgagtggacatGTTTGTAGTTCCATGTAAAATAGCttcataaacaaaattaaaagtctattttttctttgtttgtttcttttcatgtctatagaggaataaaaacactcaggaaAAAAATTGTGACAGAAATTCCCAAACAATTTATACATGAACTctgtaaattttcaaaacattttctgtcacattttcaCTCAAAATCCTGATTCTGACttctaaaaacataaaacttgTGATCAACTAATCAGAAAATTACAGAATTTACAAAATACAGTGGAAAAATGTAGTTGTAGttaaactttttgtttgtttaatttttaaaacagacccaatttaataataataaaaaaaaaatcaaaatcaacaCTAaccttcagtgtgtgttttctgagcctcttccctctgtctctcttctctgtggACTCCTGTTTCCATGTCActattctctctgtctctctaagTACAAtttaaatatactttatttttattcaaataaatCCATGACAAATTGATCATCATTGCCTAAATACATCCACCAATAAGTACGTCCACATACAAATTCTATGTGTAATATTCGGGTGAGTAATGTCCCACATGCTGTACTTTATCAGAACACACCACACTGCTGtccattatgaaaaaaaaaattcaaatgatgTGCAGAcaattttttatgtgtataCAAATCCAACATTATTTACTCTGCTGTTTAGGAGTGTTTGGTTTGTAGTTTTCTTGTTTAAGTCACACATGTGAGTGTAGTTTAGTACTCAAGAGTACATGTAAAACTGAATCTAATATTTATTCCACGTCAAAGGTTTACTCAATCAATCACAGTTTCAGTGATCAGGTAATCAGAGGATCACAAACAAAAGGACTAATAACACAAGTAACACAAAATGCACTTACCAAAACAAACCAAGAGGTCAATGGCATACTCACAAAGACATGACAGAGGGAGGTACACAGATGGAAACActgcaaatataataaaatccccacaaaataacacaaaaaggcACACAACACTGAACCATCTCAATAGTAAAAcatcaaaacagaaacacaaaacctaAAAACAATAGTGCAAAAAGTCAAAACCACAAGAATGACAATGAGAAAAAGATCTGCAACTCAAATGCAAAACCTCGCCAGTTTGTGCCAGATGTTCATCAGCGAACAAATGTGAAACTACAAGGAAAATTTAATAAGTTATTAGAGAGAAACTGTTGATTTCCAGCTCAGCGCTCTGCTCAGCTGTGACCTCAGGAAACAGCTGAGACACAAACCTGGTAACAAGGTGGTAAACAAAAGTTTAATAcactaaaatagaaaaagactaAAGAAAGAGAATTTTAAATGGGCTTTATGGGCCATAATAAACTAGTAAGACACTAACATGTTAAAGCTACTTCTATTTTCAGCTTTGGGTTATTCTGCAACcacatccaaaaaaaataaaagaaaaagaaaaaaatagggtagattaattttctcttttcttgttttgttttggttgtcaTTTGTTgtgccccctttttttttctcaatattttcttttcaaaataatataatatttaacCTCACTGTGTGTTATTCTTGCAACACACAAATTTACCTTTTCTGTGTAGAAACAGCAGGGGCAACATGAGGTTGAAGGGCAGATTGAACCATGTACCACATGACATTAACACACATCCATCATTTCCCTTAGACATACGCATTACATTCCAATTCAGATCCCAAACAAACCTGATCTCAATGGTATAAAATGCTCTGAGCTTTGATTGGTTGACCCTCTGCCTGTTCCCGCCCTGTTCTCCTGGGCCTGGATGAatcaggacacagagaacagaaaggcTGCAGAAGGAGGTGATGATTAAAATTGATATCAAGAGGAAGAAATACACGATGACAATGGCCATATCTTTGATAATTATACAACCAGTCAAGGCAAAGCAAAGCAGCCAGACGCAGCCTATGGTGATATTCCTGATTCTGgctcctctttcttttcttagaGTCAGATAAGTGACGGGATGAACAACAGCCAGGTAGCGCTCCACATACATGAGCATGTGAAATAACTGTCTAAATCAGGTGAAAGCTAAAAGATAGTTAACTCAGCAATGTTATTGTGCATTGTGGAAAAAGCCATAGAAATGTTTTGTTCTgagcttctttgtttttctgcccCACTCCACATGTGAAAGCAGCAAACTAGTAAAACACGTCAGcaacaaaattattttgacaTAAATGCTGAGAACATAAAAATACACCCACAGAAACTGCTGTACAGTCACACAGACCTTCTCTGCCTCAGTGTCCTGCATTTATTCATACATTAACACACACTGTGCAAAACACACCATGACTGAACTGGGATCATTTCACCTGCTGCAGTTTGCTTTTATCAGTTCATCAGAATAAACAGTGGAAAGAGTGTAGATAGTGTGCAAAATCTTGTGCATTTAAATAAACCACAGTCATTAAAAGCATCATGCGTCACTGACTCACCTCTATTCTGATCTCTGCTTTGCATCGGATATTTCCCTAGTAGCACGAAACATGTAAAGCTGTTTGTTTCCAAAGCATATTCAGATATCCCtctagatttttttattttcttttacaacatccatccatccatccatccatccatctatccatccatccatccatccatccatcttcaggGTTTGGGGGGGGTCCTAGGCTGtgtgcccagtgttttatgtttggttctgttttcactgagttttatgtcctagtttgttttagtttgaatTGTCATCTTAGTTTCCTGTCTTGTTTGTATTTATcgtttacattttgatttccacaaacagtcacctcaaggttcTTTTTAttgaaaggtaaagaccctataataattacagaTAAAACACAATTATCAAAACAACCCCATTGGAATAAAACTACCCAGTACACCATTGACGAATAAGATCATGATGTACTATAAGATCAGAATAAGATCAGAtcaagataagatcatggctaagaaggAGAACTGGACCTCTCGACGTCGACTGCCACGACTacgtgaagtaccctctgaaagcctactagaagatgtgaatgcagcactaccGGACAATCCCTACCATGactatcactgaaaccaatcagttgatgtatacCACGGCAGCATCcttgatccttgagatgcttggctctaagatgaacagcaataaggagCAGTGCCCTCCATGTAAACGACGACttgaggctaagatcaaggcagcacggagggaagttagccagctctcagagctgcagaaaggtgggATGAAGAAAGTGGTGCCTATGAAGTACAGCAGGCTGTCcatactgtcatggtcctggaccGCTGGCCgagcgttttgagtttcttttgtgttgttttctttgttatgcTTTTTAGGTTATGTTTCTCAGTGTTTCTTAGTTATATTGTTTGAATATGATGTTTAGTTTCCcgtgttgttttttgtgtatgttccctttgttaagttttcagtgttaggtctgtgtctgttatgtttagtcagttcctgttttattttgacagtctcgtgttccctgtgctttgtgtttagttttgcttcccctttgtcattaggttcatttggttcacctgtcgtcccctgttTCCACTTGCtctaatccccttgtgtgtatttaagcccttagttttccctctgttccttgttcgGGTCCTCGTCTTGTCCTCGTGTGTGTGACAaccgctgtgtgttttgttttccaagtTTTCGAGTGTTTCAAGTTTCGAGTTGCGTGTGTCTTTTTGTTGCGGGCTCCCCATCCGCCTGTATCTTGTTTGAAGCCTGTTTTAAATAAACCTGCACGCCAAACCAGCTCTCgtcgtgtcctgcactggggtcctccctgccttgcctgcaccagccgTGACACATACCTGAGGACTTAGAGACTGCCaggcaaagactcacagccttagCTAGCCGCCTAAAGAgctataccagagagatagaagccaggagaataaaccagatgttctccaccgaaccatccaaggtatactctcagtggcaggggaacaatatgagaagaCCACCCCCACCAAAatggagatggagcaatactggaagagcatatgggagaaaaatgcaacacacaacactgatgctcagtggctagtggatttAAGAGAAGACCACAGCAAACTCCCCCACGCCTGCACCAGTACTCCAAGCCTATTATAGAATTTAAAAGAATCTTTAAACTGTGCTTCAAAAGAATTATTTTACTCATTCAGGAAAAGAGGCTTTCTCTTAGTAACCCTTGCAAATAAGACATACTTGCTCAGCTGTTTTTCCCTAATTGTAATTCTAACATTTAacactaactgaggcctgcagagtcagAGATGTAGTCCTTGGATTTTTCTCTGTGCATttcatggtctgaccttggggtgaatttgatGAGAAGTTTTCTCCTTCACAGATtgtagcattgtgttaacacacctcAACTCTTCAGAGAGCAGACTGACAAAACCAAGGGCATTTAATTGTAGGAGTACCTGCTGATacttatccttttttttttttttttttgaatgactATGTTCCACTTATGATTTTTGAGACTGGCCCATAACAAAAAGTAATCATTTCTGCACTGAAGTTGAATTAGTTTAGAACACAATCCTAATGGGTTATCGCCTGTGTGGAATTTGATCCCTGGTGGAATTTTAAAATTTACTCACTCAGGGATCTGGAGGCAGGAAGGGCATTTTAGAGACCCCTCCGTGGGATTAAAGAGGTGGGAGGAGGGCCTGAGCCTTCAAGTAGAGTCAAGGTGAGGAGTCCCGAGCTGGACCGATCACTATACTCTCTGTTACTCTAGCCTGTGAGAGGGTTGACCTGTTGGGCTTGTTGTGCTGTATACAGCCTTTTAAGAGGGattttgttttctattatttttgggggaaatacacatttacaaataaagtaaaacatcgATTTCCATCAAGACCTGCAGCTGCTCATTTTCACCATTGTCAGGGAAAACTTCACAGCCTGTAAATTCTCACTGAGGAATAATTGgagatatataatctctccagtgtgtcctgggtctaccccaggcCTCCTCCCACCTGGAATACCTAACCCAAGAGGTGTCCAGGAGGTGACCTAGTCAGTGATGATGAGCAAATGATGCTTTTGTGAAGCATTGAATCACTTGAACCAATTTCAAAAATTGTCTTATTACTCAAAGCTTCAATTACAGCAGCCTCCTCTGGAAAAGTGCAAGGCTTTTAATTActcacacgcatgcacacatgaTGTGTCTTACTTTTGCAGAAAATGCCATTTGTTCTGAATCACCTTTGCTTTCTTTGAGACACACAAATTTTTATTGAATATTATGATATCATGTTCTATTTACagataaagatggatgaatgtatGGGTTGTGAGAGTGTTGGGGAAAACATGGCATACACTGGGTGTGTCTGTGTAGCCACAGTTGTGGGAAGTGAAACACTCCCATCATAaagaatttaattttatttgtatccaTATTATTCAATGTTAGAAGTTGCCATTGAACAAAATCTATAACTTTTATTATGCTAAAGCAATtcactttttattcatttttaagacTACTTGTAAAACTGAATCTAATGTCTTCACATCAGCAGTTTATCTATCCACCACACAATTTGCACAATTTGTGTGAACAAGAGtcacacaaagaacaaaaaattacCAAAATGAGCCAAGATAACAATGGTATACTCACAAAAGACAGAGGGAGGCACACAGGTGTGCACGGcaattataaataaatgaagcaccaaaaaataaataaataaataatacagtcaaataaaactgaatcactacaaaataaaaaagtcaaaatagaaACCCAAACCCTAACAATATTGCAAAAAgccaaaaccaaaagaaaaactacaaataaaAGATGTCCAACTTAAAGGCAAAAATTTGGTAAGAAAGAAGGTGGTAAAAAATTTTAACATACTAAGATAGCAAAAGACTAAACAAAgagatgtttaaataaatatacttAGAGCTTTATGGCCCAAAATAAACTCGTAAGACTTTAACATTTTAGAGCTACTTGTATTTTCAGCTTTAGTTTATTCTGCAACCACATGCCAAAAAaaaggaccaaaaaaagaaaaaaaatcagacaaggTAAAATTTTTTCTGATCTTATTCTCGTGTTGTTTTCG
It contains:
- the LOC115797003 gene encoding protein NLRC3-like; the encoded protein is MERVSQESNVSISHQNHTDLDFIFMLLEDNIVAFVKNELKQMKSSLNPDYEEFLESQNEDEEQRSRREAFLKLTVHFLQRMKEKELAAYLQSKNSRPCFKCKLKSNMKKKFQCVFEGIDKAQTLSMLNQIYAELYITEGGRGEVNNEHEVRHTETFFRKADRAETAIRREDIFKTSPERDKAVRTVLTKGVAGIGKTFLTQKFTLDWAENKTNQDIQFMFPFTFRELSLLKDKKFSLVGLVHHFFTETKEAGICSFEKFKVVFIFDGLDECRLPLDFHNTEILTDVTESTSVDVLLINLIRGNLLPSAHIWITTRPAAANRIPAECVDMVTEVRGFTDLQKEEYFRKKFRDENQANIIMSHIKTSHSLHIMCYIPVFCWITATVLENLLKTSEKGELPKTLTEMYIHFLVVQIKVKNIKYDRGGKTDPHWTPENKKMIEALGKLAFQQLQKGNLIFYESELTECGINIREASVYSGVFTQIFKEERGLYQEKVFCFIHLSVQEFLAALHVHLTFTNSGVNLLEEEQTASVPTEEPSVRHFYQSAVDKALESPNGHLDLFLRFLLGLSLQTNQT